Proteins co-encoded in one Conger conger chromosome 4, fConCon1.1, whole genome shotgun sequence genomic window:
- the crygn2 gene encoding gamma-crystallin N-B, producing MSQYSGKIMFYEGKCFTGRKLEVFGDCDNFQDRGFMNRVNSIRVESGAWICYDHPDFKGQQYILERGEYPEFQRWNAHNDHMGSCKPVRMHGEFYRMELFEGCNFSGQCVELCDDCPFLQSRGFSKNCINSIKVYGDGAWVMYEEPNFRGRMYIVERGNYCSHTEWQSQNANIQSIRRVVNYF from the exons ATGTCGCAGTACTCGGGAAAG ATTATGTTTTACGAGGGGAAGTGCTTCACGGGGCGGAAGCTGGAGGTCTTCGGCGACTGCGATAACTTCCAGGACCGAGGCTTCATGAACCGCGTCAACTCCATCCGCGTGGAGAGCGGAGCCTGGATCTGCTACGATCACCCCGACTTCAAGGGCCAGCAGTACATCCTGGAGCGTGGGGAGTATCCCGAGTTTCAGCGCTGGAATGCCCACAATGACCACATGGGCTCCTGCAAACCCGTcaggatg CATGGGGAGTTCTACAGAATGGAGCTGTTTGAGGGCTGCAACTTCTCCGGacagtgtgtggagctgtgtgacGACTGTCCCTTCCTGCAAAGCCGCGGCTTCAGCAAGAACTGCATCAATTCCATTAAGGTCTACGGTGACGGAGC CTGGGTAATGTACGAGGAGCCTAATTTCCGGGGACGCATGTACATCGTGGAGAGAGGAAACTACTGCAGTCACACCGAATGGCAGAGCCAGAACGCCAACATTCAGTCCATCCGCCGGGTGGTCAACTACTTCTAA